One part of the Streptococcus sp. oral taxon 431 genome encodes these proteins:
- a CDS encoding ATP-binding cassette domain-containing protein translates to MLTVSDVSLRFSDRKLFDEVNIKFTEGNTYGLIGANGAGKSTFLKILAGDIEPTTGHVSLGPDERLSVLRQNHFDYEDERVIDVVIMGNEKLYNIMKEKDAIYMKADFTDEDGVRAAELEGEFAELGGWEAESEASQLLQNLNIPEDLHYQNMSELANGDKVKVLLAKALFGKPDVLLLDEPTNGLDIQSITWLEDFLIDFDNTVIVVSHDRHFLNKVCTHMADLDFGKIKLYVGNYDFWKESSELAAKLLADRNAKAEEKIKQLQEFVARFSANASKSRQATSRKKMLDKIELEEIVPSSRKYPFINFKAEREIGNDLLTVENLSVKIDGETILDNISFILRPGDKTALIGQNDIQTTALIRAIMGDIDYEGTVKWGVTTSRSYLPKDNSADFAGGESILDWLRQFASKEEDDNTFLRGFLGRMLFSGDEVNKPVNVLSGGEKVRVMLSKLMLLKSNVLVLDDPTNHLDLESISSLNDGLKNFKESIIFASHDHEFIQTLANHIIVLSKNGVIDRIDETYDEFLENAEVQAKVKELWKD, encoded by the coding sequence TTGCTAACAGTATCTGATGTTTCACTACGTTTTAGTGATCGCAAACTTTTTGATGAGGTCAACATCAAATTTACAGAAGGAAACACATATGGTTTAATTGGTGCTAACGGTGCAGGTAAATCAACATTTTTAAAAATCTTAGCTGGTGATATCGAACCTACAACTGGTCATGTTTCTCTTGGACCTGATGAACGTCTTTCTGTGCTTCGTCAAAATCACTTTGACTATGAGGATGAACGTGTTATTGATGTTGTTATCATGGGTAATGAAAAACTATACAACATCATGAAAGAAAAAGATGCTATCTATATGAAAGCAGACTTTACTGATGAAGATGGAGTTCGTGCAGCTGAGCTTGAAGGAGAATTTGCTGAACTAGGTGGTTGGGAAGCTGAGAGTGAAGCTTCACAACTCTTACAAAACTTGAATATCCCTGAAGATCTTCATTACCAAAATATGAGTGAACTCGCAAATGGAGACAAAGTGAAAGTACTCCTTGCTAAAGCTCTATTTGGTAAACCAGATGTTCTTCTTCTAGACGAGCCGACCAACGGTTTGGATATCCAATCTATTACTTGGTTAGAAGATTTCTTGATTGATTTTGATAACACCGTTATTGTCGTGTCCCATGACCGTCACTTCTTGAACAAAGTATGTACTCACATGGCCGACCTTGACTTTGGAAAAATCAAACTCTATGTCGGAAACTACGACTTCTGGAAAGAATCTTCTGAGCTTGCTGCTAAATTGCTAGCAGACCGTAATGCTAAAGCAGAAGAAAAAATTAAGCAACTCCAAGAATTCGTTGCTCGTTTCTCTGCTAATGCTTCTAAATCAAGACAAGCAACATCACGTAAGAAAATGCTTGATAAGATTGAACTTGAAGAAATTGTGCCATCCAGTCGTAAATATCCATTTATCAACTTTAAAGCTGAACGTGAAATCGGAAACGATCTCTTGACAGTAGAAAATCTATCTGTCAAGATTGATGGCGAAACTATTCTTGACAACATCAGCTTTATCTTGCGTCCAGGTGACAAGACAGCTCTTATCGGTCAAAACGACATTCAAACAACTGCATTGATTCGTGCTATTATGGGTGATATTGACTATGAGGGAACTGTCAAGTGGGGAGTTACAACTAGTCGCTCTTACTTACCAAAAGACAATTCAGCTGATTTTGCTGGTGGTGAATCTATTCTTGACTGGCTCCGTCAATTTGCAAGTAAAGAAGAAGATGATAATACCTTCTTGCGTGGTTTCCTTGGTCGTATGCTCTTCTCTGGGGATGAGGTTAACAAACCTGTAAATGTATTATCAGGGGGAGAAAAAGTGCGCGTGATGCTATCGAAACTCATGCTTTTGAAATCAAATGTTCTTGTACTTGACGATCCTACAAATCACTTAGATTTGGAATCTATTTCAAGCTTGAACGATGGATTGAAAAACTTCAAAGAATCTATCATCTTCGCCAGCCATGACCATGAATTCATTCAAACATTGGCTAACCACATTATTGTCCTATCTAAAAACGGTGTAATCGACCGTATTGATGAAACCTATGATGAATTCTTAGAAAATGCTGAAGTACAAGCAAAAGTTAAAGAACTTTGGAAAGACTAA
- a CDS encoding YfhO family protein, whose product MKTFFRNYWTYFISFIIPLVIMFGVYLSQCIHWNSDTSPLLGDGFHQYVIFDLNLRNILHGSDSLFYTFTSGLGLNFYALSSYYLGSFLSPLVYFFDLSSMPDAVYLSTLLKFGLIGLSTFFSLSIIFKNLPTPLRLSLSTSYALMSFTVSQLEIKTWLDVFILIPLILTGLHLLITEKKRILYFTSLSILFIQNYYFGYMTALFLVVWYFCQLSWDFKSRKFSFLDFFLTSLLAGLTSFIMTLPTLFDLRTHGEKLTAITKIKTDASWYLDLFAKQFIGAFDTTKYGSIPMIFVGLLPFILTIVFFTLKSIKFHVKLCYATLLIIIIASFYLEVLDLFWQGMHAPNMFLHRYAWIFSTLLIYISAEVLNRFKDIKLWNILFSITLLLSGYLATIYFKNHYSFLTKLNILLTLEFLVVYLLLLLALIKKLISLKIFSILILIFTVSEVSFNTSSQLNGITKEWGFASRSTYDKDIPSMEAILEYTKQQPDTFTRTEKLQTQTGNDSMKFNYNGISQFSSVRNRSASTTLDKLGFKSSGTNLNLRYANNTIIADSLFGISYNISEAYPDKYGFHPSYQKDNLTLYKNQFALPIAFATQSLYKDVTFNDHTLDNQTQFLNEIAGLNEEYFYPIDHHTDSGDSVVNLNGTDTEDATISYSIEVPDNSQVYLSMTKLNFSNDKKKQVDIIVNGEKKSFTTDNAFTFFNLGYTEHKQTFDIQVKFPGNAQVSFESPTFYRLDTKKYTGAISKIKENPVEVSSYKNKVIVKYKVKNETSIFFTIPYDQGWSAYQNGKKLQIQQAQTGFMKIDVPEGEGTITLSFIPKGFVAGASCSLIAIIVFIFYDIQRKKYSR is encoded by the coding sequence ATGAAAACATTTTTTAGAAACTATTGGACCTATTTTATTTCTTTCATCATTCCCCTAGTAATTATGTTCGGAGTCTATCTTTCTCAATGTATCCACTGGAACAGTGATACTTCACCTTTATTAGGGGATGGATTTCATCAATATGTTATTTTTGATCTTAATCTTCGTAATATTTTACATGGGAGTGATAGTCTATTTTATACTTTTACCAGTGGTCTAGGTCTCAATTTTTATGCCTTGTCCAGTTATTATCTTGGTAGTTTTCTATCACCTCTTGTTTATTTTTTTGATTTATCAAGCATGCCAGACGCAGTTTATCTATCAACCTTGTTGAAATTTGGCTTGATAGGTCTGTCAACCTTTTTTAGCTTGAGTATAATATTCAAAAATTTACCAACACCACTCAGATTATCTTTATCTACCTCTTATGCTTTAATGAGCTTTACAGTTAGTCAACTTGAGATTAAAACCTGGTTAGATGTTTTTATTTTAATCCCCTTAATTTTAACTGGTTTACATCTACTCATAACGGAAAAAAAACGTATTCTATACTTTACAAGTTTGTCAATATTATTTATCCAAAACTACTATTTTGGTTATATGACTGCCCTGTTTTTGGTAGTTTGGTATTTTTGCCAACTTTCCTGGGATTTTAAAAGTCGCAAGTTCTCTTTCCTTGATTTTTTCCTAACATCCTTACTCGCTGGTTTAACAAGTTTCATCATGACACTCCCAACCTTGTTTGATTTAAGAACTCATGGTGAAAAACTAACCGCTATTACAAAAATAAAAACAGATGCCAGTTGGTACCTAGATCTATTCGCTAAACAATTTATTGGTGCTTTCGATACAACTAAATATGGTTCTATCCCAATGATTTTTGTTGGCCTCCTTCCTTTTATCTTAACAATTGTATTCTTTACATTAAAATCAATTAAGTTTCACGTGAAACTATGCTATGCAACTCTACTCATTATCATCATTGCTAGTTTTTATCTAGAAGTCTTAGATTTATTTTGGCAAGGAATGCACGCGCCAAATATGTTTCTTCATCGCTATGCGTGGATTTTCTCTACTCTTTTGATTTATATATCTGCGGAAGTTTTAAATAGATTTAAGGATATTAAGTTATGGAATATTTTATTCTCAATAACTTTACTTTTATCTGGCTATCTGGCAACCATTTATTTTAAAAATCATTATTCCTTTTTAACTAAACTAAATATACTCTTAACGCTTGAATTCTTAGTGGTATACTTACTGTTATTATTAGCACTTATTAAAAAACTGATTTCTCTAAAAATCTTTTCAATTCTTATTTTGATCTTTACAGTAAGTGAAGTTAGTTTTAATACTTCATCTCAACTAAATGGAATTACTAAAGAATGGGGATTTGCTTCTCGTAGTACCTATGATAAAGATATTCCAAGTATGGAAGCTATTTTGGAGTATACCAAACAGCAACCAGATACATTTACACGAACTGAAAAGTTACAAACTCAAACTGGAAACGATAGCATGAAATTTAACTACAATGGCATCTCACAATTTTCATCTGTTCGTAATCGTTCTGCAAGTACAACGTTAGATAAGTTGGGTTTTAAATCTTCAGGTACCAACCTTAATCTTCGTTATGCAAATAATACTATCATTGCAGATAGTTTATTTGGAATCAGCTACAATATTTCTGAAGCCTATCCAGATAAATATGGTTTTCATCCAAGCTATCAAAAAGATAATCTAACCCTTTATAAAAATCAATTCGCTCTCCCAATTGCTTTTGCTACACAGTCTCTTTATAAAGATGTCACTTTTAATGACCATACTCTTGATAACCAAACTCAATTTTTAAATGAAATTGCTGGCTTAAATGAAGAGTACTTTTATCCGATAGATCATCATACAGACTCTGGTGACAGCGTGGTCAATCTAAACGGAACTGATACTGAAGATGCAACTATCAGCTATAGTATTGAAGTACCTGATAATAGTCAGGTTTACCTTTCCATGACTAAGCTAAATTTTTCAAATGATAAGAAAAAGCAAGTTGACATCATTGTCAATGGTGAAAAAAAATCCTTTACCACAGATAATGCTTTTACATTTTTTAATCTTGGATATACAGAACATAAACAAACTTTTGATATCCAGGTTAAGTTTCCAGGAAATGCTCAAGTATCATTTGAATCTCCAACTTTCTATCGTTTAGATACTAAAAAGTATACAGGGGCAATTAGTAAAATAAAAGAAAATCCAGTAGAAGTGAGCTCTTATAAAAATAAAGTCATTGTAAAATATAAGGTAAAGAATGAAACATCGATCTTTTTCACAATTCCTTACGACCAAGGTTGGTCTGCTTATCAAAATGGTAAAAAATTACAAATTCAACAGGCACAAACTGGATTTATGAAAATTGATGTTCCTGAAGGTGAAGGAACTATTACCCTTTCCTTTATACCAAAAGGATTTGTTGCTGGTGCAAGTTGTTCTCTTATAGCCATTATTGTCTTTATTTTTTATGATATTCAAAGAAAAAAATATTCTAGATAA